DNA sequence from the Glycine soja cultivar W05 chromosome 18, ASM419377v2, whole genome shotgun sequence genome:
CTTCTCAGCAGCTGTCTTCTTCGATTGAAAGCTTGTCACCTTAACAAAGTAAGGGGTAAGAAGcaaaaagaaatagaacaaCAAACAGTCGTTAATTGAATTTGAATCGTGCAGCATTTTCATTGAAGTGTTAACCATCTGATAAAATTTATGTCGTTTCATTAAGTGAGTGTTTCCTTCAATACTTAACTATAAATTAGGAAATGCCGAGGCTATTGGAAGTCAAGCATCAATGAGCACAAAGTTAAAACTTAATTTCATGTAACTCATGCCAGAGCTCAATAAGAAGTGTCACGCTTAGTACTTCAGAAAGGTGGACGAATTTCCAAGGTTAGACAACGAACAATGCtcattattttaatcttaagaCGATGTGTTTCACATCAAATGATCCAATCCAATATCAACTGATGCCTATATACAATGAATGCTTATTAGAAGTAGTTTCTATATCACATTTAGAACGTAGCAAATAAAGCAGAATTCTAAGGACTATCACTATCGATTCATTCTAAGATGAAGCCTTATGCCAATTGCCGGGTGAACAAAAAAGCAAGTATTAGCATATCTTTAAATAACTTCAAATTTGTGGATGATTACCTCTACGGCTAAGCGTAGTGCGAGCCCCTCCTCTCCACATTCAAATGGAAGTTCCACACAACTATCTATGACTTGTGGATGTTCCGTGTTAGTATTTTCACAATCTGGTTGAATCTCTTTACCGTATAAGGGAATCTGCACCATCTGCAGCATAAATCGGGAAGCTTGAACAGCACGCTTACGCATCTGCGACACCATAAAAGTAGAACCCGAAGAATTGCCGAAAATTCCTGGCCACATTGAACGCATTGCTGGAATGAAACTCTTCGTTATGCAACTCTGTATTTATAGGAATAAAACAATTAAGGCGTTATCTCTGCATTCAAATAAAGTGAAAACTAAGGATGGTGGACAAGGTTATACACAGAAAATATGATATAAGTGATGCTTGCCTTATGATTGGCTGAGAGACATGGGTAAAGCTCAAAAAAAACAGATAAGCATTGCTGCAATCTGGCAACAAGCGACAAATTAAATCTTAATGAGCAGCCAGTACAGTGCAAGAATAATATAAACATGGTAGGGGGAGAAGAACAGATCTCACCTGTGCAAGTGTTCCGACACGTCACTGAAATACAAGTAAATGAGCTTTGATAAAATAACAGGATGCAAAGAAGCTGGTATGCTTGGATAGTTGTTACTTAAGAGAAGAATTTTGGCAAACCCCTCTCCAAGTATAGCATGAACGCACTCATCTTCGTTGCTAGGTAAAGGACTCGCCCAGTCATCATTTTCAAAGCCGCCATATAAGATATCGAGCGTCCCAACATCTAATTCCCTTTCTGAATCAGAAAAATTCACAGGAGAAAAAGTCGTCTTCTCACTGTTTAATTGGCATGGAATACTGAGGTTTAACATCTTGTCAACTTCTTGAGGACCATACCACATCACAAGATCAATTAATGCCTTACATGCTTCTATACTGATTGAATGTGGCCCCTTAATATATGAAATTCTCAACTGTTTCAAAAGTTCTGCACTTGGTTTCCTTTCCAAAAGTCCAAAAAGGCCAAGGCATCTGATTGCAATCCTTTGCACATCCAAGTGAGATTGTTTCGCCTGCGTATTTAATTTCACACATCAGTAAACAATTAGCAACCAATGCCCTCAAAAAGGTACCAGTATGGGCTGATTTGTCCCTCATCAAGCCATTTTCTAAATAGCTAGACAAAATTCATTGGAAATTTAATGCCTAATACATACATGAAATGTATGTATTGTGGTATATGTATGTACAGACTATATATCATTTTCTAAGTTTTCTTAATAATTCGTTTAATATCACGTCAACATTAAGTATTATTATCATAATTCCCCTACCCATAAGGAACCGAACTGAAGGAATAACATCAATAAATGAGGCAttcaataactatttaaaattgGATAGATTAGTAAATTTATGTTGTAGCTATGAGTCacattttttctaaattttcgcCTAATTTTAATTCTGGCTAAAGATTGACCAAGTTACTCGACAAATTTTAGATGATGCAAGAATCAATTCCTGTCGAAATAAATctgctaaaatttattaatataaacaacatcaacaacaaaaaagttaGCTAAATGCCTAAAAACAATAGAGAATGCAACAATTTATTACCCCAGGTAGTAGTAACGATTGGAGTAGCTCATCAGGTCCAATAGCCTTGCCCTGAAGAAAGCGAAGTGATTTTGCATTTTTAAGCAAAAGACCAGTAAGAGAGAGGCTGTGCATCCACTGCACATAATCTGCTGTTCTCTCCCTGCAAGGTTGGGCGAGCTCTTCTATTATTGCTAGAATAACTTCTTCAAATTCACCAGGAGCAGcatggactttccttgctaaaCTGGCTACAGCTTCAGCCCAGTCATTGTCTCcaccaaaacttaatccatcTCCAAGAACAACTATATTCCCTTCATCATCATCCTCATGCTCAGGAGGCTTGCACATAAGCTCATGCAGAAATGCACCAGCAGTCTTTCTATTTGTAACAtcagaaaaatcaaacattgCACCAAGCAAAAGCAGCTGCCGGCATGCAAAGCGATGGTTTGATCCTGAAGATATTAGATTAGTCAATAGACCACTTAAGTATGAATTATACGGTTTTGCTGTGTATCAGTGTCATCCATATAAACTTATACTTACCAGCATTAGTATGAGCTCTGACCAATTCTATATATTCACCAACTGTTGCAGGAAGAATTTTTTCTAGAAGGTCATTTTTATCTGATGCTTCTGCTGCATATACTTCTGCTTCAGTACCCATTGTTGCTGCAGCATCAGAGCCTTTGGCCTATTGGGACACAATTCATTATCCTTAGTGGtttcaaaacaaagaagaaaaccatgataattgtaaattaaattCCAAATGTATAATATCAACACATGATGAAACAAGTCAGAATTTTGACAAAAGAAaagcattattattttataatttcttaatagCACATTCTTGCTACCAGTAACATGCATTGATATGCTAGCGGAATAAAAAATGTAGAGAGCTTTATTCAAATTACAATTAGAAATACAGATTAAAGATTAACTCCAGAAATCAGGATCATCTTCCTGTTAGTATTTCAAAATATAGTCACCAAATAACAGTGGTATGTTGACATCTTATATCAGCTTTGCACTAATTTTTGCATTTAGTCACTAATCTATAATAAACAGAGTGAGACAAAACATGCCTCTGCTTCTTTCTTGGGTTGCACTTATAAAGATAACTAAATGTGAAAATTGGATATATTCCTTTTGACTCACATGTGCCTCTGACTGTAAATGCTCGCAAACAGTTCTCCAATAAAGAGCAGCCTCTGCTTCCATCGGCTGAATGCTTGGTGGGCAATGAACCGAATCCCCTACAATTTAAATGAGAAACAATAAAGTATGCTACACAATAGCCAGCTAGATTTAATCTAATTTCCACCTagctgttaaaaaataattggttaGCTTCTCATAATAGCATTCAAGAAACTAGATTCCTGGAGGCAAAAAAATAGCAGAAGTTGTGAAAGTACCAGATGGTGCAGGGACACAGTCACAGCTTCAGTCTATATATTTGACCGACCCAACCATTTCTATAAatctttttgctttttgaaCTCATGTTTGTGAAATAGTTAGACGTCAAATATACGAAAACTTGATTATTTAGCATCGTAACAAACATGACATGTCAACCGAGTCGTTTTGATAGATTTAATCATGAAATATGTAACAACTCTCaatggttaaaaataaatttaaaataaaaaaaaaattaaactgcaAATATTTAGCTAACCTTCTGTTCTGTCACCATTTGATGATATGTACTGCTGGATACTTGCACCATTCTGTAGTTCTACTAAACCAGCTTTAAGAAGCGCTTCCATTACAGACTCACTAACTGATTCGTAGGTTTCAACATCAAGATACTTCAAAAGTTCTATAGGATCACCATTACAACACTTCATGAGCCATTCATCTTTCAATAGTTTAAAACATTCTTTTGAGACAGCAACAGACCGGTCAGCAAGTCCTCTCCGAAGAATTACTGTCCTGAGTTTAATGCTACAGAAACCAGGCAAATGAGAGGGAAAAGGGTTAGACAAGGGTACTTAGGTAAATTTATTGTGGAAAAATGTTTGAAGAGATTGCAATCATAATAGTAAGATATCCACCCTTTGTGACTGTAATTATAGGATTCTATAACACTACatgatatataaatttattttataaaaaaggataataatcttcaaatatacattaaaacaGGGGGCATACACAAAGAAGACAAATTATACCAATTACAATTTATTAGTGTAGTGACAATAGATGAGAGGTTACAGAAGAGGACATGCATAGAAGACATGGAAAATATTAGTCTTTGTACAATGGAAGAAAACATTGAGATCTTCTAACTTGTTGTGTGGATTTTAGAAAGTGACCGTAGCCACtagttagaaaaaataaatggagTGATTATCACTTACGATTTTACTATCCATTATCCATGTGCTTGCATTAATGAAAACATAGATCattggttttaatttttcaacaGTGTAAACCCCTTCACATCAGAGGATCAAATCCTAGGTGGAAACTAGTATATACAACGTGAGACGATAGCGATAGAATTATTATTACTTTACTATAGGGGAACTTTACCTTAAGCTTTGAAGAGGAAATTTATTAGCTAGAACACGGTATGCTGCTTTGCGTACAGATTCACTCACATCCAAGGTACAATCAATGATAACTTGAGAGGTTGCACTAGAAGGAGGCAAAGATAACACAATCATCTTACGAACATCCTGCACACCATTTCAAAATCAATAATGGGAATATTACATCTCTGCATATATATTTAGTATTAAGATGTGTACCAGCAATCCTAAAATGTTCTGTGCAGATATTTTCCATTCAAAGACACTACACAAGATTAGAGACTccgaaattaatttaatgaaattttcatATCGATATAGACCAAATCCAAAATATATCCCTTTTAGTCAAATATTTAAAGTAacagaaaatcaaaatttaatgtaCCCAAAGAATCATAAGGTGCAGGGGAAATCTCTGAAATAATCGTGAAACAATGGTCATGTTACAACACAATCCAAGGCCTTGCTAATATGAGAAGTCAATGGCCAACAGAATGTACCTAATATAATCTAATAGTAACCTATTAAAAACCCTAAAGACAAAACAGCACAATTGATACAAATTCACATGATCCAATTGGGACACTCACCGCATTCTGTTCCAATGGAAGCACCTCGAGGAACAAACCAAGGATGTCACTATTCACAGAGTCATTCACAAAGCGCGAAAGCGCTCTAACCGCAAAAGTACGTACAACAGGGATCTTGTCTCGCACCCTCACCTTCATCCACTCTATCACCTCATCCCATATCTCATTGCTCACTTCAGCATCATCTGGAAGACGCAATATTATCTACAATTCAACCAATCGGAGAAATTAACAGTAGTTTAAATTATCACTGTACACTCAAATCTTCCGTGTAATCCTAAAGGAACTAAACCAGGAAATTGTAAGCGTTTTTCACCTTAGTATCAGACCTCATACAACTTTCACTTCTTTcactaattttgtaaaatttcatgttgcaaaatatactaatatgaataaaattttgtgaCATTTTGCGAAATTAGAGATTAAATATTTGCTCAGAAACTGAGAGAAATGGAGAATTTGATACCTCGGAAACGATCTGGCAGGCTCGGAACCTGGCGGTTTTGTTTGATGCTGCGGCGGCAGCCAGGAGGAACTTGAGGAAGTGGTCGAGGAAGTCACCGGAGGCAGCAGCGGTGGCGGCGAAGGCGGAGACGAAGGAGACGATACGGTCGGCAGAGGCGAGGCGCCTCTGGAAGTCGAAGAGAGGAGTTATGGTTTTGGAGAAGCCGGAGAAGAAGTGCGAATGAGAAGAGGATTTGGATCGGAGGAGCGACAATTCCTTGAGCTTTCGGTTGTGCGTGGCGTATGAGGTTCGGGCCTCGTCCATAATCGCGGCGATTTTCAGCATCAGTCGCTTCGCCTCTTCTGCGTCGTTCTCCTCCGTGACTCTCTCTTCTCGAACGGCCATGGTGAAGatgaagtgaatgtgaaaaGGAGTGTGTGAATGAATTCTGAACTCTGAACGGAATCTCAATCGTGGcgttttggttttgaatttgagCGGGAGTTGGCGTTTTAGTTTATTTGGGCCGTTACGGCTCACATACATGGACAAGGCATTTATATCTTGTAACTTCCATTTCGCATCCTACACCTCCCAAAGACCGCAACGAACAAAAATATCTCTTTACTAGGTGCACCCATTCTAGAATGGTTATTCTTAAATacgaaaaaatatattctagaaTAAAGGTTTTCGTATTATTTTGAAAACGTATCCTATTTCGGAATAATCATTCCAGAATAGGCAACAAGACCTCATTTCCTTCTTCAAGCTCCAATCCTAGATCGTCCAGCGTCGTGCAAGTCTTGTTCCTCATCTAAACTTTGTAGAAATCAAAATGGAAACCTTGGATCTGGTTTTTCTTATTCAAGGAGGTGGACCTCTCGTAGGACCTCCACCAGCAAACCACCCTCACCAATGACGAGCGCTACTTCATCACCCATGTCCTTGCCTTCTTCGTCGCCTCTGATGTCATCGACCTCAAAAACTCTCACCTCCTCCAATGGCATCGTGCTTGGGCAGCTTAGGAAAGAGGAGAGCAAGTATTAGGACCGAGGATATTTTTTACCATTAAAACTTTTTAAGAGGTATAGAATTCATATTGGGAGTTACATACTACAAATCCCCATGGACAATAATAAAACAGCCCAAGAAAAAAAGTATCCCTCTATCCACCTTTGTTAAATTCTGGCACACATGAAAAACTATAGTGCCATTTTATGAgattaaagttaattaattacagCTTACATTCTtcgtaattataaaattatttgtgtcTCCCTTACACGCTTCTCCTTgctttgtatttttatatatgcattGATAACTGTAAAATCTGAACTAAATTGATAGTTATTTTTggttaataatgataataattttttattttattagtttttaatgaaataacgaataaattaacatttgtataattttttattagcaaaagtcaaaagaagaagaattgaagtgctttagaggaaaattgataaaaaaaaaatgtagaagaaaAAGCATTAAAGAAGAGTTGAAAGAATTGGACAGCTCGCTCAGGGTGCAATCCAAGCTCAGCACGCGACTCTCGCTTAGCGGGCAAAGTCAGGCTCAACGCGCAAGCTAGGCTTAGCGCAGAAAGGCCCACGAGGAAAAGCCCAagacgcgcttagcgcgaaatCGGCGTGAAAAAGTAAACTACCCCAtgcctataaaaggagtagaaAGTAGAAGGAAAAGACAGACCGAGTCTCAGAGCTATAGCCTGAGCTTATCCCTTAAGGGAAACTCTCTTCCTtagttatttcctttttttcttgctATTAGTCATCCAATCCCTTCCTCCATTAGTCCTTAAAGTGTAAAGTCTCACATGGATATGAGAGACTAAACTCCTTTTTTGTTGGGAGCCTAGAGGCCAAACTCTTGTAATGTAATTATTtcctattatctatttaatgtaattttgtttCTACTATTACTCTATGTGCTTTTCAGTTAttatggtttgatcacccatataATGTTTAGAGggtaatgcattgaaaaataattattttctaaagaattaGGGAAGTGTATCTAAATAAATTCATTGGTATAAATAGATTGACATTTATTTTGCTCAAGAATTTTTGCATCTCttatcttaatgcaattttgttattttatctctATAAAGAAAGTTGGGGAAAATGATGAATAAACTAGGTCCTTCGTGCGAGGAAACCGAAAATAAGGTAATTATGTAGATTCCGGTGGAAACATAGATTTcataattagagaaaaaatcTACTACATTATATTATAAGTAGTTTTGGCATATTAGACCTCAACATCATCACattctattaaattattttttatttttcgtgTTATCTTTCTCTTTGACTTACTTTAAATTTCACACTTCTAATTctctatttctttcttcttgtaTTTCTTCTCATTGTTTAATAATTGGATTTGATCACTAAGTACAATCCAAGTTCATATGGATTTGACACTGGACTTCCATTTTAATCTTtacttattataataaaattggtacacttgctaATAAGTTAACATGCAcacatataatataaagatttgtttatatctttattcaatcacatattataataaatgataagttgattgaattttataattaattaggtgATGGGTTCATGTTGAACCaatattttttgaagaaaatatagaaaaatagaaagagaagtgaaaaataataattttaaatattgttcGGCCAACACGTAAAAGATTGGACAGCTTTTATAATACTATAGATGAGTATTCCATAATGACACATCTTGTGTTTGTACTATTAATAGCTGTCATTGAAACAAATGCTACCTAACCTTTACATATTGTTATAAACATATTCATTCAATACAATTATCTTCACATGGAATCGttgctaaatttttttaaatttcagtttcaACACTCATTTGAACTAATTATCGGATTGtcctatttttgttgaatcATCGTTAGAATCTAAAATACTAAAGTGATTTtccattaattagaaattaatagAACATAAATTAAACACTAACTCAACTCAAAACCTTAAGCTATTTGATGTATAATTCCTTACCATTCACTTATATGCTACTCAATATTACCTTTACAtctaatgtaaaattttagtCACGGTGACATACGCCAAACAACTTGCTATGCTATTTGGTAACCTCTGTCTATGAAACTCGAGTACTTCAACTTTTATTCCCTGCATATAATAAGCACTCTTCTGACATCATCAACGATAACACCCTAAAACTTTTACTCTTTCAAATTGAACcaacacaaataaaaatcattagaaCTAATATTGTCATCACAATCAAAACGCGGCGACGATTAAATACAACATATATCAACCTAAACATTAGTCTCAATTATCTACAAAGTACGACAGTTTTTTTAACTCTTCTATAGGATATGTATTGTAGCTATATTTGACATGTTCAGATTTGAACAggtgttaattatttaaaagtaatGATGATATAGTTATCGTTGATTTATCTATTTAAAAAGTGCATGATGATATTAACCAGGTAGATATAGCCTAACTAGCTACGTTGTTTACAATCACTTAAGCTTTGTTCATTACTCACATTAAAAACTGATGTCGGTCAAGGACAAAGTATGATCTGCACTTGAGCTCTATCCAAAAGGGTACTTTTCTAGTGGTCCGTGATCGACACAGTTAtaagttttactttttaattaacattttagtGGTCCATGTTCTACGGAATCTTCACATCGGAGCATAGTTGACAAATAACTAGGAAGTGTAAATGGGAACTTTAAGTTGGATCagggaaaaaataaacaagttgTTTAAGTTTAACgcatttatttaaataagtctAATGGAAGACttgagtttttttgtttttaaaaaatggaaaagtgTGTTTTcagtatatatttttagtcaaatttgattttgaaccatttacttttaaattaatgaatttaatcttttaattttataaaatacgtGAATTTAATTCCTACTCATATTTAAACTTAATGTATTCACCTTTTTATCATCACAAACTTAGAGAAGTAACtaaattcacattttttttacattgaaggactaaaattatcaatttgaaATGCAAACACCAAAAATCAAGTTTGATTGAAAGTATATgaatcaaaaatatatatatttttaaaaagtaaagctTGAACTTagcttttttaaatattttattatttttagatggaatttaaatttatcaatttaatatttaacaaaaaaatgttattaagtgataatttataaatagaaTTATGTGCTTAACATGTAACATGTGGAATTCAAATATTGCACACTATCACATTTTTCATATtccaataaataaattcataccttttttaactacttaaaaactttaaaattagttttacttcaaaatttattttaagactcTTAACATACAATGAAGATTCCAATCCTCACGTACATTTGTGtgtgaaattttttgttaaaaaaaagtaaactagTTAATGGATTTCCATGTACTTGGAAAGACTagcttcaaatttttaattagaagaTATTATCAGTAATATATAtccaatataataataaaaatagataaaagatcAATTTCGTTCTTAAAAGTAATAATTCTTACAAATTTTTATGTTGTcactttaatttctaaatttaatatttattaacgtTTTAATCCTcaaaaatatgttaatattatattatcactTAAATCACACagttttttataagaaaaaaaaagctgatctaacgttttttttttttaatttggactAAAACAAgtgacaaaatatattttttagaatttttttattttactatttttaagaactaaaataatgTGTCTGGTACTTTTAAGAACAAAATTAGTCATGTACACAATGAAAAATACATGTGGTTGATGATTACATTTTGCAGAAAAATGAACTGTGTAACAGGCTATATCAGTAGCTGTATCAAGCTACACACATTGTAGATGGACACAAGAAGCAAAGCCTGGCGTGGCACTAGATGCCACACACTCAATAACAAGAGAGAGGCTGTTTCACGAGGTGAAACCCTAAGATAAGAACAAAGCCATTTTGGTGCTTTTAAGTCTCCaagattttcattcttttttttttttttgccatcaACAATGACAAGAACAAAGCCATTTTGGTGATTTCAATAAACCCTATGATAAACACAAAAAAGTTTTGTTGTAATTTACACTAGGCATGCATAGCGATCGAGTCGCCCCAGACATTTTGTATCCGAAAATGAAAGCCAAGCTGAGTTCTTTAATATTCCGCATAGGCCAGAAGATGAAAAAAGTTAGAtggttattaatttaatatagtaCTATTACAGTAGATTTATGCTAATTAATCATAGTTCAGTGACAAAGATGAGTATAGATGAACGAACAATAAATGAGCCTGCTATGGATGGATGGAGGAAATATAACTCAATTATAGAATATGGTACGTACCTAcgttattatacattttttaatatttattcgaTTTTtacccataaaaaaaaatgattccgCTCTAGTTTTATGCCATTGGTATGTTCATGGCGTCATTCTAGTGTTGACTTagctaataataatgataaaaaaaaaaaaaagagaggccAACTAATTCTTCTTCCGTTTTGATGGCGTCATTCTAGTTTTAACGACACAtgtattataagaaatataattaatttgttaaattttaaataaaatattagctAACAGTCTAAtgactcatttattttttctatatacgATTCCcactaaaatattgattaagggtggtttttaaaaaaatatatataatattaattttataaaataatatctattttgaaataattttttctttaaaatatcatataatttataaCGGATGGAGTATATGTTAGTTAGTAGctgaattttcttttagtctaGAAAATAATGTGGACTTTGGAAAGGCATGCTTGACTATATTGGTGCTGGtgccattaattaattaaagtgtaTATATGTACAAAATGATGACAATATTAATTGAAGTATAATTAGCTAGCCATGCCGCTTTCTCTCATTGTTTCAAATTTCCAATGTAATTAAGCTGAGTGCATATACTAGATTACGTTATTTGTCTTTCTCATCCTTTCATCATCACTTTCGTCACCAATTCgtagaaaaatatcttttattggtttcccattatatataaaaatcctCAAAGAGAAGTTCAGAATCATGTTGTATCGGTCATAGGACGTCTATCAGATGCTTTCATTCTCCAATGGCATAAAATAATTTCTCatccagaaaaagaaaaaaaaacatatatgatGCCATCATTAGTTTATTGAAAGAATCATATAATTTGCTTAGATATTGATTCAATGAAGTAAGAAGTTATTAATTTAAGGTAGTTTTGAACGAAGAAGATGGGCCATGTCACCTTATGCGGCGCAGTTCATGCAAGTTTACTAATTagttgataattaaaaattttatgtgATGTTAGGACTAGACGTAGCTAATGTATTATCGAGTAATTCATGTTATTGTCAAATTAACAGCAATATGAGCTCAATGACAATGGAATAATTCACATAATATATGGAAGAGTGGGCGATGAACAAATCTGTCCTTTGAAGACAACCAAATAACATTCAATGAGACCCAATATTTCAACGTATTTTAGCATGAggttttacatattttaagatTTGAAGAATATAAAATTCTCGCAGTTGACAAAGAATAATTGTATA
Encoded proteins:
- the LOC114397637 gene encoding condensin complex subunit 3-like, whose amino-acid sequence is MYVSRNGPNKLKRQLPLKFKTKTPRLRFRSEFRIHSHTPFHIHFIFTMAVREERVTEENDAEEAKRLMLKIAAIMDEARTSYATHNRKLKELSLLRSKSSSHSHFFSGFSKTITPLFDFQRRLASADRIVSFVSAFAATAAASGDFLDHFLKFLLAAAAASNKTARFRACQIVSEIILRLPDDAEVSNEIWDEVIEWMKVRVRDKIPVVRTFAVRALSRFVNDSVNSDILGLFLEVLPLEQNADVRKMIVLSLPPSSATSQVIIDCTLDVSESVRKAAYRVLANKFPLQSLSIKLRTVILRRGLADRSVAVSKECFKLLKDEWLMKCCNGDPIELLKYLDVETYESVSESVMEALLKAGLVELQNGASIQQYISSNGDRTEGDSVHCPPSIQPMEAEAALYWRTVCEHLQSEAHAKGSDAAATMGTEAEVYAAEASDKNDLLEKILPATVGEYIELVRAHTNAGSNHRFACRQLLLLGAMFDFSDVTNRKTAGAFLHELMCKPPEHEDDDEGNIVVLGDGLSFGGDNDWAEAVASLARKVHAAPGEFEEVILAIIEELAQPCRERTADYVQWMHSLSLTGLLLKNAKSLRFLQGKAIGPDELLQSLLLPGAKQSHLDVQRIAIRCLGLFGLLERKPSAELLKQLRISYIKGPHSISIEACKALIDLVMWYGPQEVDKMLNLSIPCQLNSEKTTFSPVNFSDSERELDVGTLDILYGGFENDDWASPLPSNEDECVHAILGEGFAKILLLSNNYPSIPASLHPVILSKLIYLYFSDVSEHLHRLQQCLSVFFELYPCLSANHKSCITKSFIPAMRSMWPGIFGNSSGSTFMVSQMRKRAVQASRFMLQMVQIPLYGKEIQPDCENTNTEHPQVIDSCVELPFECGEEGLALRLAVEVTSFQSKKTAAEKAYVSALCRILVLLQFRISEQGPVKFMKRLLCRVIECASSEKDLVKELKRMSERLMTVDSQPDQELMQDEVNLILGKLELDCDLDLDGSVSMPQTPAAPATRPTRSRRRVRIEEESSDEDSPSVVPTTQHTVQSRSQRASKTAAMKKMSSATRSLKIDEMEELDEEDSDVTAEDYDASD